From Chionomys nivalis chromosome 21, mChiNiv1.1, whole genome shotgun sequence, a single genomic window includes:
- the Cc2d1a gene encoding coiled-coil and C2 domain-containing protein 1A isoform X2 → MIPEDGVNDEELEAEFLALVGDQPQALEKLRGKGPLPMEAIEKMARLCMRDVDEDEEGTDEDDVEADEDLLAELNEVLGEEQKAVEPLKSVAQPKPSGSNPGVEAMLQERLVLYQSAVESARQAGDSAKMRRYDRGLKTLENLLASSRKGNIINEADIPPLVTLGKGPAAGHSHTHATPHLAPVNLPAAESSVTLETPSTSTQTPAKPPGPCSPLAQLQSLQHEYKLAALHAKHQGDTAAATRHLRVAKSFDPVLEALSRGELVDLSRLPPPPDQLSPEPPLPAAQPLTPASAPIRPEVPQPPRSLLEALEQRMERYHVAAAQAKAKGDQRKARMHERIVKQYQDAIRAHKAGRAVDVTELPVPPGFPPIQGLENAEPTQQSLAGVLETAMKLANHDEGSEEEEDEAPRKQNTPAAPTTQLKSSPSKAPASGPATTGKAVPKGTSTRAQQQLAFLEGRKKQLLQAALRAKQKNDVEGAKMHLRQAKGLEPMLEASRNGLPVDIAKVPPAPVNKDDFVLVQRPGPGLSQEAVRRYGELTKLLRQQHEMCLNHATQFTHLGNIAETIKFEKLAEDCKRSMDTLKQAFARSLPTPAARFEQRTFSVIKIFPDLSNNDMLLFIVKGINLPTPTGLSPSDLDAFVRFDFPYPNVEEAQKDKTSVIKNTDSPEFKEQFKLCINRGHRGFRRAIQTKGIKFEVVHKGGLFKTDRVLGTAQLKLDMLETACEVHEILEVLDGRRPTGGRLEVMVRIREPLTAQQLETTTERWLVIDHLPAAVPTVTGPKAKVPPIATSWRDSGNRSARPLHSLSVLAFDQERLERKILALRQARRPVPPEVAQQYQDVVQRSQWQRAQLEQGGAAIRKGGCKGGTVPAEPGGERAAATPQVRPISGLQAPKSSARQSSRATEQTSRQSADSWFWTHPVQASPRDIVTAPSTQCGWAGLGESCLHIQEHLEQRVAGTQAQRALQALYFLPLPSLNPTALSKDATAAVKLS, encoded by the exons ATGATTCCTGAGGATGGGGTAAATGATGAGGAACTGGAGGCTGAGTTCTTGGCTTTGGTGGGGGACCAGCCCCAGGCCCTGGAGAAACTCAGAGGCAAAG GTCCCTTGCCAATGGAGGCTATTGAGAAGATGGCCCGGCTCTGCATGAGAGACGTGGATGAGGATGAAGAGGGGACTGATGAGGATGATGTGGAGGCTGATGAGGACCTGCTG gcagAGCTAAACGAGGTCCTTGGGGAGGAACAGAAGGCTGTGGAGCCCCTGAAGTCTGTGGCCCAG CCAAAGCCTTCAGGTTCCAACCCAGGAGTAGAGGCCATGTTGCAGGAGAGGCTAGTCCTCTACCAGTCTGCAGTGGAGAGTGCCAGGCAAGCTGGGGACAGTGCCAAGATGCGACGCTATGACCGGGGGCTCAAG ACACTGGAAAACCTGCTGGCCTCTTCCAGGAAGGGCAACATCATCAATGAAGCAGACATTCCGCCACTTGTCACACTGGGGAAGGGACCAGCAGCCGGGCACAGCCACACCCATGCTACTCCCCACCTGGCTCCTGTGAACCTGCCAGCTGCAGAGTCCAGCGTCACCTTGGAGACCCCATCTACCTCTACACAAACCCCTGCCAAGCCTCCCG GTCCCTGCAGCCCCCTCGCCCAGTTGCAGAGCCTCCAGCATGAGTACAAACTGGCTGCCCTCCATGCCAAGCATCAGGGCGACACCGCTGCGGCCACCAGACACTTGAGGGTGGCCAAG agTTTCGACCCTGTCCTGGAGGCTCTGAGCCGTGGGGAACTGGTGGACCTTTCCCGCCTGCCCCCTCCACCTG ACCAGCTGTCTCCAGAGCCCCCTTTGCCAGCAGCACAACCTTTGACCCCTGCCTCAGCACCCATCAGACCAG AGGTTCCCCAACCTCCAAGGAGCCTCCTGGAGGCGCTGGAGCAGCGAATGGAGCGGTACCATGTGGCTGCAGCCCAGGCCAAGGCCAAGGGTGACCAGCGGAAGGCACGCATGCACGAACGCATTGTCAAG CAATACCAAGACGCCATTCGAGCCCACAAGGCAGGCCGAGCTGTGGATGTGACCGAGCTGCCAGTACCCCCAG GCTTCCCCCCAATTCAGGGCTTGGAGAATGCAGAGCCCACCCAGCAGAGCCTGGCGGGGGTTCTGGAAACTGCCATGAAGCTTGCTAACCACGATGAAGgctcagaggaggaagaggatgaggctCCTAGAAAG CAAAATACCCCTGCTGCCCCCACAACCCAGCTGAAGTCCTCACCCTCCAAAGCGCCCGCATCAGGACCAGCAACAACAGGCAAAGCAGTTCCCAAGGGTACATCCACCAGGG CCCAGCAACAACTGGCCTTCCTGGAAGGTCGTAAGAAGCAGCTCCTGCAGGCTGCACTGCGTGCCAAGCAAAAGAATGACGTAGAGGGCGCCAAGATGCATCTGCGCCAGGCCAAAGGGCTAGAGCCCATGCTAGAGGCCTCTCGCAACGGGCTGCCTGTGGACATCGCCAAG GTGCCACCTGCTCCTGTCAACAAGGACGATTTTGTGCTGGTGCAGCGGCCTGGCCCAGGCCTGTCACAGGAGGCTGTGCGGCGCTACGGAGAGCTTACCAAACTCCTGAGACAGCAACATGAA ATGTGTCTGAACCACGCCACACAGTTCACCCATCTGGGTAACATTGCTGAAACTATCAA GTTCGAGAAGCTGGCAGAAGACTGTAAGCGGAGCATGGACACCCTAAAGCAAGCCTTTGCCCGCAGTCTGCCCACACCTGCTGCCCGCTTTGAGCAGAGGACCTTCAGTGTTATCAA GATCTTTCCGGACCTGAGCAACAACGACATGCTTCTGTTTATCGTGAAGGGCATCAACTTGCCCACACCCACAG GGCTGTCCCCCAGTGACCTGGATGCCTTTGTCCGGTTTGACTTCCCTTATCCCAATGTG GAAGAAGCTCAAAAAGACAAGACCAGTGTGATCAAAAACACAGACTCCCCTG AATTTAAAGAACAGTTCAAACTCTGCATCAACCGTGGCCACCGTGGCTTCCGAAGGGCCATCCAAACCAAGGGCATCAAGTTCGAAGTGGTCCACAAGGG GGGGCTGTTTAAGACTGACAGGGTGCTGGGCACAGCCCAGCTGAAACTGGATATGCTGGAGACGGCGTGCGAAGTCCATGAGATCCTGGAG GTTTTGGATGGACGCCGGCCCACTGGGGGACGGCTTGAAGTGATGGTCCGGATCCGGGAGCCACTGACAGCCCAGCAGTTGGAGACTACAACGGAGAGGTGGCTGGTCATTGACCACCTCCCAGCAGCTGTGCCCACA GTCACTGGTCCCAAAGCAAAGGTGCCTCCCATCGCTACCTCTTGGAGGGACTCAGGGAACAG GTCAGCACGTCCCCTGCACAGCCTGAGTGTGCTGGCCTTTGACCAAGAGCGGCTAGAAAGGAAG ATCCTGGCCTTGAGGCAGGCACGCCGGCCTGTGCCTCCAGAAGTGGCCCAGCAGTACCAGGACGTGGTGCAGCGCAGCCAGTGGCAGAGGGCACAGCTGGAGCAGGGGGGCGCTGCCATCCGCAAGG GAGGCTGCAAAGGAGGCACTGTACCGGCGGAACCTGGTGGAGAGCGAG CTGCAGCGACTCCGCAGGTGAGGCCCATCTCTGGACTACAGGCCCCAAAGTCCAGTGCCAGGCAGAGCTCCAGGGCCACCGAGCAGACGAGCAGACAATCAGCGGACAGTTGGTTCTGGACTCACCCTGTCCAGGCCAGCCCCAGGGACATCGTGACAGCACCCTCCACCCAGTGTGGCTGGGCAGGCCTTGGAGAGTCCTGTTTGCACATCCAGGAGCATCTGGAGCAGAGGGTGGCTGGGACACAAGCCCAGAGGGCCCTGCAAGCACTTtacttcctgccccttcccagtCTGAACCCCACAGCCCTCTCCAAAGATGCCACTGCGGCTGTCAAACTCAGCTGA